One genomic region from Nilaparvata lugens isolate BPH chromosome 3, ASM1435652v1, whole genome shotgun sequence encodes:
- the LOC111047623 gene encoding cyclin-dependent kinase 11B codes for MSDKEDSDVMDVDDQIEDGEIKKSVSHKKEASESNSSMSDEDQTESLEIKPPQAHIHKSSSSHSSRREKSHLSSSSSRRVHTSSSSGGHRKSHHHSRSHRDERRRHHRERAAVKEELSRRGGGGGHSRSSKEEKGGESGSRDAYKEEKAKEERMLMREERLREERGKEERRQQEAEELQHQRRLEAELREKLERKRQQHHRPEKERERQERDLRRERFLEAERVKEAYRKDTEERRMRRDRERSRSRERTELDRDPSVFMLPTDEEIKLKTAEAADEPGAATVAGTAGAGAGTGAANLVVLSDDESLSPPGAVAVAASTAPPAAAPKEADASNGGGPREVVEEQEEGEAEETSDDTDSSTDSNQGDSEDGEDEEEGGGRRRVLEASPPLAAIEDIPLEKDTGLPPYLPAIQGCRSVEEFQCLNRIEEGTYGVVYRARDKRTDEIVALKRLKMEKEKEGFPITSLREINTLLKAQHPNIVTVREIVVGSNMDKIFIVMDYVEHDLKSLMETMKHKKQVFIPVEVKCLMTQLLCAVAHLHDNWILHRDLKASNLLLSHKGVLKVGDFGLAREYGSPLKSYTPIVVTLWYRAPELLLNTKEYSTPVDMWSVGCIFAELLSMEPLFAGKSEIDQLNKIFRTLGTPNERIWPGYSKLPAVQKMTFAEYPVSQLRARFSPAGLTDAGLGLLNKFLTYNPLERITAEKAAKHEYFSEAPLAIDPAMFPTWPAKSELGHRKAQASPKPPSGGQNYKQLGDTDEGFHMGLVERSRNVLGPGFSLKF; via the exons ATGTCAGATAAAGAAGACTCAGACGTTATGGATGTTGATGATCAGATTGAAGAtggtgaaataaaaaaatctgtttCGCATAAAAAGGAAGCATCAGAGTCAAATTCAAG TATGTCCGACGAAGACCAAACAGAATCACTAGAGATCAAACCACCACAGGCTCACATTCACAAGTCTAGCTCCTCGCACTCTAGTCGCAGAGAAAAGTCTCATTTGTCGTCTTCTTCAAGTCGCAGAGTTCAT aCTTCATCATCGTCCGGTGGACATCGTAAGAGTCATCATCATTCCAGATCTCACAGAGATGAGAGGCGACGACACCACAG GGAGAGGGCAGCGGTGAAAGAAGAACTGAGCCGCAGAGGAGGGGGAGGCGGTCATTCTCGCAGCTcgaaggaggagaaaggaggagaGAGCGGCTCGCGCGACGCCTACAAAGAGGAGAAGGCCAAAGAGGAGAGAATGCTGATGAGAGAGGAGCGACTGCGTGAGGAGAGGGGCAAAGAGGAGAGGAGACAGCAGGAGGCGGAGGAATTGCAGCACCAGAGGAGGTTAGAGGCCGAACTGAGAGAGAAGCTGGAGAGAAAGAGACAGCAGCATCATCGACCTGAAAAG GAGCGCGAGCGTCAGGAGAGAGATTTGCGACGAGAGCGTTTTCTGGAGGCCGAACGCGTGAAGGAGGCTTATCGCAAAGACACCGAGGAACGGCGGATGCGGCGGGACAGAGAGAGAAGTCGCAGCAGAGAGA GGACAGAACTGGACCGTGATCCGTCCGTGTTCATGCTGCCGACCGACGAAGAGATCAAACTGAAAACAGCGGAGGCGGCTGACGAGCCGGGGGCGGCCACGGTTGCGGGAACCGCCGGTGCGGGGGCGGGAACGGGAGCGGCAAATCTGGTGGTGTTGTCGGATGACGAGTCGCTTTCGCCGCCGGGGGCGGTTGCCGTCGCCGCTTCCACCGCCCCCCCAGCTGCCGCCCCCAAGGAGGCCGACGCCAGCAATGGAGGTGGCCCCAGGGAGGTagtggaggagcaggaggagggtGAGGCCGAGGAGACCAGTGATGACACCGACTCTAGCACCGACTCCAATCAAG GTGATAGCGAGGAtggagaggatgaggaggagggagGCGGCAGAAGACGGGTGCTGGAGGCGTCGCCGCCCCTTGCCGCCATCGAAGACATTCCGCTGGAGAAGGACACGGGACTGCCACCCTACCTGCCCGCCATCCAGGGATGTCGCAGTGTCGAGGAGTTTCAGTGTCTCAACAG GATAGAGGAAGGAACCTATGGAGTTGTATATCGTGCAAGAGATAAGCGTACTGATGAAATTGTTGCTCTGAAGAGACTCAAAATGGAAAAAGAGAAGGAAGGCTTCCCCATTACGTCTCTCAGAGAGATAAATACTTTGCTCAAG gCGCAGCATCCAAACATAGTAACCGTTAGAGAGATTGTGGTCGGCAGTAACAtggataaaatattcattgtcatGGATTACGTTGAACATGATCTGAAATCCCTGATGGAGACAATGAAACATAAAAAGCAGGTCTTCATTCCAG tGGAGGTGAAATGCCTGATGACACAGCTGTTGTGCGCGGTGGCCCACCTTCACGACAACTGGATCCTGCACCGCGACTTGAAGGCGTCTAACCTGCTGCTGAGCCACAAGGGGGTGCTCAAGGTGGGCGACTTTGGGCTGGCGCGCGAGTATGGGTCGCCGCTTAAGAGCTACACGCCCATTGTTGTCACCCTGTGGTACCGGGCGCCCGAACTACTGCTCAACACCAAG GAATACTCGACCCCGGTGGACATGTGGTCGGTTGGCTGCATCTTCGCCGAGCTGCTGTCGATGGAGCCGCTGTTTGCGGGCAAGTCGGAGATCGACCAGCTGAACAAAATCTTCCGCACGCTGGGCACGCCCAACGAGCGCATCTGGCCGGGCTACTCGAAGCTGCCCGCCGTCCAGAAGATGACCTTCGCCGAGTACCCGGTCAGCCAGCTGAGGGCGCGATTCTCGCCCGCCGGCCTCACCGATGCCGGGCTCGGTCTGCTCAACAA GTTCCTGACGTACAACCCGTTGGAGCGCATCACGGCTGAGAAGGCGGCCAAGCACGAGTACTTCAGTGAGGCGCCGCTGGCCATCGACCCGGCCATGTTCCCTACCTGGCCGGCCAAGTCCGAACTGGGCCATCGCAAGGCGCAGGCCAGCCCCAAGCCGCCCTCTGGTGGCCAGAACTACAAACAGCTG